The genomic stretch CATCTGGTAGCTTTCATAGATGAGAAACAGTCAGATTTACAGCCAAATCTATATAATTCTACAATAAATGATACGGTGAGTTTTATCTTTTTGGACACGTGTCGTATGTACAGGCTTCGAATTTCTAAGGTGGCGTCCTAGCTGTCGCAACAGGAATGAAGATACCAtactttatagtaatagatagtCTCATCATTATTCATCAATGTATGTCTAAATTAGCAAAACAAGTAAACAGGGGCTCGactattttttatgtttaatgcATGTTTGGAGTAATGAATTTATGTAGGGAATTTGTAAAGAATTTGGAAGGATAAAGTTGGTTGCTTTTACGTTTATGCTTATAATAATTACAATAAACATGTTTAAGAGTAGCATATTACATCTTCGAGTGGcaataataaaaagatgaatTATCGGTGGACAATTTATATGCATACCCTCACCAATCAAACGTTCAGATCATTTATTGGGGAAAATTATTCAAAAGAGCTACTAAATTACTTTCGTAAACCAACTTTTAGACCTCTCTTTTgtttctaatgtttttttttattttgcttttcaGGTTTGAAAGcattcgttttaaaaaatcatcttttaaaacaaacaaaaaaaagataatagcAATACCAAGTTACCAACTAGTCGATAACATTATGGAGTGGAGCGTAGACCTTTGAAACTTAAACTAAACTTTGAATCTATAGAACGGCTGTGTAAAAGTAAGAACGCAGAACTAAAAGAAGCATAATACATACGTAGAGAAACGTATGGATACTTACAAGAAGGCAAGACTCCATAGATGATATTTAGAAGAGACGACATGGTTTGGGAGCAACTCATCGGAGGTGGAAGCATGCTGATTCGGACCACGGAGAGAGTGATGATTGGAGGATTTAGCGGTTATGTCAAAGCAATTTGAAGCGTTAACGGTTGAGACTGAGAGATCGTCTCCTTCACAGCTTGCGTTTGAGTTATTATTGTGGTAAAACGTCGTCGAAAAGTTTGCATGATCAGTATGATGATGGTGTTGAACATCTTCCCACCATGATGAACTTGGAGTACGTTCTTCccttatcatttttttttcttcaagttttattttgttgCCTTTTTTCGTTGTTGTTGGTTAAGAGTGTAGAGGATTTATGAGTTAGGGAATATAATGTACATTAAATATGATACGATCAGTGGTGGTGATGATATAATATGCGAGTGGGATATGTCCACTACCACTAAGATACACTTAATATTATATAGAGTTTTATAGAAACGTCCTTACGCACTGAAGATGTGTTATATATGCGTACGTACATTGAAGATGTATTCAACCTCTACATGAACTTGTCGCATTTCTGTAGGTTATTGGGCTCTTTCAGAGTTCAGACCGATCTTGAAATATATCACCAGTTAAAACTATATAGAAAAAACCACTTGAAGATGGTTAG from Raphanus sativus cultivar WK10039 unplaced genomic scaffold, ASM80110v3 Scaffold1143, whole genome shotgun sequence encodes the following:
- the LOC130503801 gene encoding uncharacterized protein At1g31060-like encodes the protein MIREERTPSSSWWEDVQHHHHTDHANFSTTFYHNNNSNASCEGDDLSVSTVNASNCFDITAKSSNHHSLRGPNQHASTSDELLPNHVVSSKYHLWSLAFL